Proteins co-encoded in one Streptomyces sp. NBC_01283 genomic window:
- a CDS encoding MFS transporter — protein MPSTPGRAWLLRLVIAFSFAQGAVSMARPAVSYRALSLGADERAIGVIAGVYALLPLFAAVPLGRRTDHGRCAPLLPVGVVLIAGGCALSGTAGSLGTLAAWSGVMGLGHLCFVIGAQSIVARQSAPDEQDRNFGHFTIGASLGQLVGPIAAGSLIGGDMGRTSALALLVSGAVAAVSLTSLWRIEHVRPVGASSKRSDKVPVLGILRTRGVPAGIFISLAVLSATDILTAYLPVVGEHRGIAPATVGVLLSLRAAATIACRLVMTPLINLLGRTVLIVVTCLLAAVLCAGVALPVPVWGLGVMLVLLGFCLGVGQPLSMTTVVQAAPDGARSTALALRLTGNRLGQVAAPAGAGLIAGVAGVAAPFVMLGGLLLVAAGLGLRRGPGPRSPNAGGAAKSPSGERARTTGRS, from the coding sequence ATGCCATCGACACCGGGCCGGGCCTGGTTGCTGCGCCTCGTCATCGCCTTCAGCTTCGCGCAGGGGGCGGTGTCGATGGCGCGTCCGGCCGTCTCCTACCGGGCCCTCTCACTGGGCGCCGACGAGCGGGCGATCGGCGTCATCGCGGGCGTCTACGCCCTGCTTCCGCTCTTCGCCGCCGTGCCGCTCGGGCGCAGGACGGACCACGGGCGGTGCGCGCCGCTCCTTCCGGTCGGCGTCGTGCTGATCGCCGGAGGGTGCGCGCTCAGCGGTACGGCGGGTTCGCTCGGCACGCTCGCCGCCTGGAGCGGCGTGATGGGCCTGGGCCACCTCTGCTTCGTGATCGGCGCCCAGTCGATCGTCGCCCGGCAGTCCGCCCCCGACGAACAGGACCGCAACTTCGGGCACTTCACGATCGGCGCCTCGCTCGGGCAGCTGGTCGGGCCGATCGCCGCGGGCTCCCTCATCGGCGGGGACATGGGCCGCACGAGCGCCCTCGCCCTGCTCGTGTCGGGGGCGGTCGCGGCGGTCTCGCTCACCTCGCTGTGGCGCATCGAGCACGTCCGTCCCGTCGGCGCCTCGTCGAAGCGGAGCGACAAGGTGCCGGTGCTCGGCATCCTGCGCACCCGTGGCGTTCCCGCCGGGATCTTCATCAGCCTCGCGGTGCTCTCCGCGACGGACATCCTCACGGCCTATCTGCCGGTGGTCGGCGAGCATCGGGGCATCGCGCCCGCCACGGTCGGCGTGCTGCTCTCGCTGCGGGCCGCGGCGACGATCGCCTGCCGGCTCGTGATGACGCCGCTGATCAATCTGCTCGGCCGTACGGTGCTGATCGTCGTCACGTGTCTGCTGGCCGCCGTGCTGTGTGCGGGGGTCGCGCTGCCGGTGCCGGTGTGGGGGCTCGGCGTGATGCTGGTGCTTCTCGGGTTCTGCCTGGGGGTCGGGCAGCCGTTGTCGATGACGACCGTCGTCCAGGCCGCCCCGGACGGGGCCCGCTCCACCGCGCTCGCGCTGCGGCTCACGGGAAATCGGCTGGGGCAGGTGGCCGCGCCCGCGGGGGCGGGTCTCATCGCCGGGGTGGCGGGGGTCGCCGCGCCCTTCGTGATGCTGGGCGGGCTGCTGCTGGTGGCTGCGGGGTTGGGGTTGAGGCGTGGCCCCGGCCCTCGCTCCCCGAACGCCGGAGGGGCTGCGAAGAGCCCCTCCGGCGAGCGGGCGAGGACTACTGGACGATCTTGA
- a CDS encoding S8 family peptidase: MAMLRSKKTVIAAAISTATAATLFGAVTALPAQAAPAEGTVIGAGSADAVKGSYIVTLKKNSGFSAASAQGKGLISEYGGSVKKTFRSALDGYTVELSAAEARQLAADPAVASVEQNRTVRADATQSNAPWGLDRIDQTSLPLSGTYTYPDTAGSGVTAYVIDTGVRITHSEISGRAVNGYDAVDGDSTAQDGNGHGTHVATTIAGKTYGVAKKAKIVAVRVLDNNGSGTTAGVIAGIDWVTSNHAAGAPAVANMSLGGGASTTLDNAVKNSIADGVSYAVAAGNEGVNASSSSPARVPAAITVGATSNTDAKASWSNYGSVLDIFAPGVSIKAGWNTSDTATNTISGTSMATPHVAGAAAVYLAGHSSATPAQVSSALVNGATSGKVTSPGSGSPNKLLKIVQ; this comes from the coding sequence ATGGCAATGCTGCGCAGCAAGAAGACTGTGATCGCCGCGGCGATCTCGACCGCCACCGCCGCCACGCTGTTCGGTGCGGTCACCGCCCTTCCGGCCCAGGCCGCCCCCGCCGAGGGCACCGTGATCGGAGCCGGCTCGGCCGACGCCGTCAAGGGCAGCTACATCGTCACCCTGAAGAAGAACTCGGGCTTCAGCGCCGCCTCGGCCCAGGGCAAGGGCCTGATATCCGAGTACGGCGGGTCGGTGAAGAAGACCTTCAGGTCCGCGCTCGACGGCTACACCGTCGAACTGAGCGCGGCGGAGGCGAGACAGCTCGCCGCCGACCCCGCCGTCGCCTCGGTCGAGCAGAACCGGACGGTCCGTGCGGACGCGACCCAGAGCAACGCGCCCTGGGGCCTGGACCGCATCGACCAGACGAGCCTGCCGCTGTCCGGAACCTACACCTACCCGGACACCGCGGGCTCGGGCGTCACCGCGTACGTGATCGACACGGGCGTGCGCATCACGCACTCCGAGATCAGCGGGCGCGCGGTCAACGGCTATGACGCCGTGGACGGCGACAGCACCGCCCAGGACGGCAACGGCCACGGCACGCACGTGGCCACCACCATCGCGGGCAAGACGTACGGCGTCGCCAAGAAGGCCAAGATCGTGGCCGTCCGCGTGCTCGACAACAACGGCTCCGGCACGACCGCCGGTGTCATCGCGGGCATCGACTGGGTGACGAGCAACCACGCGGCGGGCGCACCCGCCGTGGCCAACATGTCGCTCGGCGGCGGCGCCTCCACCACGCTCGACAACGCGGTGAAGAACTCCATCGCCGACGGCGTCAGCTACGCGGTCGCCGCGGGCAACGAGGGCGTCAACGCCTCCTCGTCGTCCCCGGCACGGGTCCCCGCGGCCATCACGGTGGGCGCCACCAGCAACACGGACGCCAAGGCCAGCTGGTCCAACTACGGCTCGGTCCTGGACATCTTCGCGCCGGGCGTCTCCATCAAGGCCGGCTGGAACACCAGCGACACGGCCACGAACACCATCTCCGGTACGTCGATGGCCACGCCCCACGTCGCCGGTGCGGCGGCGGTGTACTTGGCGGGGCACTCCTCGGCCACGCCCGCCCAGGTCTCGTCGGCGCTGGTGAACGGAGCCACATCGGGCAAGGTCACCAGCCCGGGCAGCGGCTCGCCGAACAAGCTGCTCAAGATCGTCCAGTAG